Proteins found in one Pseudomonas sp. P8_241 genomic segment:
- a CDS encoding DnaJ C-terminal domain-containing protein yields MDFKDYYKILGVEPTADDKAIKAAYRKLARKYHPDVSKEKDAESKFKDASEAYEALKSADKRAEYDDLRRYGQHGQPFQGPPGWQSRGGFGTGGQDTGDFSDFFSSIFGNRGPGFSGGEQSRRSTGRRGQDVEMELGVFLEETLSTESKKVTFQVPQYNAAGQHVSNTSKSLNVKIPAGVADGERIRLKGQGAPGVGGGANGDLYLTIRFAPHPKFDVEGENLIITLPLAPWELALGAEVAVPTLTGKINLKVPAGSQNGQRMRAKGHGLMNKAGERGYLFVQLKAVMPKKSDDEIKALWQELAKKAAFDPRENF; encoded by the coding sequence ATGGACTTCAAAGACTATTACAAGATTCTCGGTGTGGAACCGACCGCAGACGACAAGGCGATCAAGGCTGCCTATCGCAAACTGGCGCGCAAGTACCACCCCGACGTCAGCAAGGAAAAGGACGCCGAGTCCAAATTCAAGGATGCCTCGGAAGCCTATGAAGCGCTGAAAAGCGCCGACAAGCGCGCCGAGTACGACGACCTGCGCCGCTATGGCCAGCATGGCCAACCGTTCCAGGGACCACCGGGCTGGCAAAGCCGTGGCGGTTTCGGTACCGGTGGCCAGGACACGGGCGATTTTTCGGACTTCTTCAGTTCGATTTTCGGCAACCGTGGGCCTGGTTTCAGTGGCGGTGAACAGTCGCGTCGCAGCACCGGACGTCGAGGGCAGGACGTGGAAATGGAACTCGGGGTCTTTCTCGAAGAAACACTGTCGACCGAATCGAAGAAGGTCACGTTCCAGGTGCCGCAATACAACGCGGCCGGCCAGCATGTGAGCAACACCAGCAAGAGCCTGAACGTGAAGATCCCGGCCGGTGTGGCCGATGGCGAGCGTATTCGCCTCAAAGGGCAGGGCGCTCCGGGCGTCGGTGGCGGGGCCAATGGCGACCTGTACCTGACGATCCGTTTTGCGCCGCACCCGAAATTTGACGTCGAAGGCGAGAACCTGATCATCACCTTGCCACTGGCACCGTGGGAGCTGGCCTTGGGCGCTGAAGTCGCCGTGCCGACCCTGACCGGCAAGATCAACCTCAAGGTCCCGGCCGGCAGCCAGAACGGCCAGCGCATGCGCGCCAAGGGCCATGGCTTGATGAACAAGGCCGGAGAACGCGGTTACCTGTTCGTGCAACTGAAGGCGGTCATGCCGAAGAAGTCGGACGATGAGATCAAGGCCTTGTGGCAGGAGCTGGCGAAAAAAGCCGCGTTCGATCCGCGGGAGAACTTTTGA
- a CDS encoding AI-2E family transporter: MPTFSQRQVLLVISWVIIFGGLLLVLPLRLLPSLLAGLLVFELVNMLTPQLQRLIEGRRARWLAVALLGTLIVSVLTLIFAGAISFLLHEAENPGASLDKFMGVVDRARGQLPPFIDAYLPASAAEFRVAIGEWVSKHLSDLQLVGKDAAHMFVTLLIGMVLGAIIALQRVPDLTKRKPLAAALFDRLHLLVQAFRNIVFAQIKISLLNTVFTGIFLAVVLPMFGIKLPLTKTLIVLTFLLGLLPVIGNLMSNTLITIVGLSLSIWVAVAALGYLIVIHKLEYFLNARIVGGQISAKSWELLLAMLVFEAAFGLPGVVAGPIYYAYLKSELKQVGMV; this comes from the coding sequence ATGCCAACGTTTTCTCAGCGTCAAGTTTTGCTGGTCATCAGCTGGGTCATTATTTTTGGCGGTTTGTTGCTGGTGTTGCCGTTGCGCCTGTTACCCAGCCTGCTGGCAGGATTGCTCGTATTCGAACTGGTCAACATGCTCACCCCGCAACTGCAACGGCTCATCGAAGGCCGGCGCGCGCGCTGGCTTGCCGTGGCTTTGCTGGGGACTTTGATTGTCAGCGTGCTGACGCTGATCTTCGCCGGTGCCATCAGCTTCCTGCTACACGAAGCCGAAAACCCCGGCGCTTCGCTCGACAAATTCATGGGTGTGGTTGATCGCGCACGCGGGCAACTGCCACCGTTCATCGACGCTTACCTGCCGGCCAGTGCCGCAGAATTTCGCGTGGCGATTGGCGAGTGGGTGAGCAAGCACCTCAGTGATTTGCAACTGGTGGGCAAAGACGCGGCGCACATGTTCGTGACGTTACTGATCGGCATGGTGCTCGGCGCGATCATCGCCTTGCAGCGCGTGCCGGATCTGACCAAGCGCAAGCCATTGGCCGCCGCGCTGTTCGATCGCCTGCACCTGCTGGTCCAGGCCTTTCGCAACATCGTCTTCGCACAGATCAAGATTTCCTTGCTCAACACCGTGTTCACCGGGATTTTCCTCGCGGTGGTGCTGCCGATGTTTGGCATCAAGCTGCCGCTGACCAAGACCCTGATCGTCCTGACGTTCCTGCTCGGACTGTTGCCAGTGATCGGCAACCTGATGTCGAACACCCTGATTACCATCGTCGGCCTGTCACTGTCGATCTGGGTGGCGGTGGCGGCGCTGGGTTATCTGATCGTTATCCACAAGCTCGAGTACTTCCTCAACGCGCGCATCGTCGGCGGGCAGATCAGCGCCAAGTCGTGGGAGTTGCTGCTGGCAATGTTAGTGTTCGAAGCCGCATTCGGCCTGCCGGGGGTGGTGGCGGGGCCGATTTATTACGCGTACCTGAAGAGCGAGTTGAAGCAGGTGGGAATGGTTTGA
- a CDS encoding Hsp70 family protein, which yields MNNASPARALGIDFGTSNSTVGWLRPGVETLIALEDDKITLPSVVFFNIEERRPVYGRLALHEYLEGYEGRLMRSLKSLLGSKLIKHDTSVLGTAMPFKDLLGLFIGQLKSRAEAAAGREFEEVVLGRPVFFVDDDPMADKEAEDTLVDVARKIGFKEVSFQYEPIAAAFDYESTIEKEELVLIVDIGGGTSDFSLVRLSPERRGVDNRHEDILATGGVHIGGTDFDKQLSLQGLMPLFGYGSRMKSGAYMPTSHHMNLATWHTINSVYSQKSQLALGSMRYDIEDTGGIDRLFKLIEQRAGHWLAMEVEETKIQLTHAESRHVPLDRIEAGLSVELSRALFESAIDNLLERVRNSVTQLLADADVRVDQVDTVFFTGGSSGIPALRNSVSAMLPNARHVEGNIFGSIGSGLAIEAAKRYGSMD from the coding sequence ATGAACAACGCATCTCCAGCCCGTGCCTTGGGTATCGACTTTGGCACGTCCAACTCCACTGTCGGCTGGCTGCGCCCCGGCGTGGAAACGCTGATCGCGCTGGAGGACGACAAGATCACCCTGCCGTCAGTGGTCTTCTTCAATATCGAAGAACGCCGCCCGGTGTACGGCCGCCTGGCGCTGCACGAGTACCTGGAAGGCTACGAAGGTCGCCTGATGCGCTCGCTCAAGAGCCTTCTGGGGTCCAAGCTGATCAAGCACGACACCAGCGTCCTCGGCACGGCGATGCCGTTCAAGGACCTGCTCGGGCTGTTCATCGGCCAGCTCAAGAGCCGCGCCGAAGCCGCCGCCGGTCGGGAATTCGAAGAAGTGGTGCTGGGTCGTCCGGTATTTTTTGTCGACGATGACCCGATGGCCGACAAAGAAGCCGAAGACACCCTGGTGGACGTGGCACGCAAGATCGGCTTCAAGGAAGTCTCGTTCCAATACGAACCGATTGCCGCCGCATTCGACTACGAGTCGACCATCGAGAAAGAAGAGTTGGTACTGATCGTCGATATCGGCGGTGGTACTTCCGACTTCTCGCTGGTGCGCCTGTCGCCGGAGCGTCGGGGTGTGGATAACCGCCACGAGGACATCCTCGCCACGGGCGGTGTGCACATCGGCGGAACCGACTTCGACAAACAGCTCAGCCTGCAAGGCCTGATGCCGCTGTTCGGCTATGGCAGCCGCATGAAGAGCGGCGCCTATATGCCGACCAGTCACCACATGAACCTGGCGACCTGGCACACCATTAACTCGGTGTATTCGCAAAAATCCCAGTTGGCCCTGGGCAGCATGCGCTACGACATCGAAGACACCGGCGGCATCGATCGCCTGTTCAAGCTGATCGAACAGCGCGCCGGGCATTGGCTGGCGATGGAAGTGGAAGAAACCAAGATCCAGTTGACCCACGCCGAGAGTCGCCACGTACCGCTGGACCGCATCGAAGCCGGTTTGAGTGTGGAACTGAGCCGGGCGCTGTTCGAGTCGGCCATCGACAACCTCCTGGAACGCGTGCGCAACAGCGTCACTCAGCTACTGGCTGATGCCGACGTGCGGGTTGATCAGGTCGATACGGTGTTCTTCACCGGCGGTTCGAGCGGGATTCCGGCGCTGCGCAACAGTGTTTCGGCGATGTTGCCAAATGCTCGGCATGTGGAAGGGAACATCTTTGGCAGTATCGGCAGCGGTCTGGCGATTGAAGCGGCCAAGCGTTACGGCTCTATGGACTGA
- a CDS encoding LysR substrate-binding domain-containing protein has protein sequence MEIRMFASLPLTALRAFESASRLLSFKAAAEELSVTPTAVSHQIRSLETWLGVQLFERLPRQVRLTDCGERLFHSLHGAFLDVAQSVDTLRPQRSGTNLTISTTAAFAALWLVPRLGRFYARHPNINIRLDTHCEVIDLHQDASVDLVLRYSLDDYPNLYGLCLFDESFGVYGSPEQVALASHRLPSLISVRWHNSKLYAHGWEAWCARSGETWLTGQPAVREYDEEHYALQAAIAGQGLVLASNILVSESVASGLLLGYRSDVQVDGAGYSALCVPGRERHPPVRAFFAWLREEALASGHALTT, from the coding sequence ATGGAGATTCGCATGTTTGCTTCGCTGCCGTTGACCGCCCTGCGCGCCTTCGAGTCCGCCTCACGCCTGCTGAGTTTCAAGGCCGCCGCTGAAGAGCTGTCAGTGACGCCGACAGCGGTATCCCACCAAATCCGCTCTCTGGAAACCTGGCTCGGCGTGCAACTGTTCGAACGCCTGCCCCGCCAGGTACGCCTGACCGACTGCGGAGAACGACTTTTCCACAGCCTGCACGGCGCCTTTCTCGACGTGGCGCAAAGCGTCGACACCCTGCGCCCGCAACGCAGTGGCACGAATCTGACGATCTCCACCACGGCCGCCTTCGCCGCCCTTTGGCTGGTACCACGGTTGGGGCGTTTTTATGCACGGCACCCGAACATCAACATCCGCCTGGACACCCACTGCGAAGTTATCGATCTGCACCAGGACGCCAGCGTCGATCTGGTGCTGCGCTACAGCCTCGACGATTACCCGAACCTGTATGGCCTGTGCCTGTTCGATGAGTCCTTCGGCGTGTACGGCTCGCCAGAACAGGTCGCCCTCGCGTCCCATCGCCTGCCGTCATTGATCAGCGTGCGTTGGCACAATTCGAAACTCTATGCCCACGGCTGGGAGGCCTGGTGCGCTCGGTCCGGCGAAACCTGGCTGACCGGCCAGCCCGCAGTGCGCGAGTACGACGAAGAGCATTACGCCCTGCAAGCAGCGATTGCCGGTCAAGGGCTGGTGCTGGCGAGCAATATTCTGGTGTCCGAAAGTGTGGCCAGCGGATTGTTGCTGGGCTATCGGAGTGATGTTCAGGTCGATGGCGCCGGTTACAGCGCCTTGTGCGTACCGGGACGCGAACGGCACCCGCCGGTGCGGGCGTTTTTTGCGTGGTTACGTGAAGAGGCGTTGGCGTCGGGACATGCTCTAACGACGTGA
- a CDS encoding lipase family alpha/beta hydrolase — translation MSQGSAPRYPLVLVPGMLGFIRLVLYPYWYGIVEALRRGGAVVFAVQVSPLNSSEVRGEQLLARIEEILRETGAAKVNLIGHSQGSLTARYAAARRPDLVASVTSVAGPNHGSELADYLHRHYPHDSVSGRLLTLLLHMVNALMCLLETGYRGPKLPVDIHASHHSLTTEGVALFNQRYPQGLPETWGGHGPEEVAGVRYYSWSGTLQPGITDRGRNLLDGTNRSCRLFAKTFVREAGHCDGMVGRYSSHLGTVIGDEYPLDHFDIVNQSLGLVGKGAEPVRLFVEHAARLNAAGL, via the coding sequence ATGTCGCAAGGTTCTGCTCCGCGTTATCCGTTGGTGCTGGTCCCGGGAATGCTCGGGTTTATCCGTCTGGTGCTGTATCCGTACTGGTACGGGATCGTCGAGGCGTTGCGCCGTGGTGGTGCGGTGGTGTTCGCGGTGCAGGTTTCGCCGCTCAACTCCAGCGAAGTGCGCGGTGAGCAACTGTTGGCGCGAATCGAAGAGATTCTGCGGGAAACCGGCGCCGCAAAGGTCAACCTGATCGGCCACAGCCAAGGCTCGCTGACCGCCCGTTATGCAGCGGCCAGGCGTCCGGACCTGGTCGCCTCGGTCACCTCGGTGGCGGGGCCGAATCACGGCTCTGAACTCGCCGATTACCTGCACCGACACTATCCCCATGACAGCGTCAGCGGCCGGTTGCTGACCCTTCTATTGCACATGGTCAATGCGTTGATGTGCCTGCTGGAAACCGGCTATCGCGGGCCGAAGCTGCCGGTGGATATCCATGCCTCCCATCATTCCCTCACTACCGAGGGCGTGGCGCTGTTCAATCAACGTTATCCGCAGGGCCTGCCCGAAACCTGGGGTGGACACGGGCCGGAGGAGGTTGCTGGCGTGCGCTATTACTCCTGGTCCGGCACCCTGCAGCCGGGCATTACCGATCGTGGACGCAATCTGCTGGATGGGACCAATCGCAGTTGCCGGCTGTTCGCCAAAACCTTCGTACGTGAAGCCGGGCATTGTGACGGCATGGTGGGGCGATATAGCTCGCATCTGGGAACGGTGATTGGCGATGAGTATCCGCTGGATCACTTCGACATCGTCAACCAGTCGCTGGGGCTGGTGGGGAAGGGGGCGGAGCCGGTTCGGTTGTTTGTCGAGCATGCGGCGCGGCTGAATGCGGCGGGTCTGTAA
- a CDS encoding FMN-dependent NADH-azoreductase produces MSRILAVHASPRGERSHSRRLAEGFLSAWQARYPDAKLTRREVGRVLIAPVNEAFVAAAFYPEPDARPLTMQADLALSDQLVSELLGHDLLVISTPMHNFSVPSGLKAWIDQIVRVGLTFNHTLDNGVAQYQPLVQGKKALIITSRGGFGFGPGGELEALNHADTLLRTVLGFIGITDVTVVAVEGEESAERTFEISAAEAEQRLLALAREF; encoded by the coding sequence ATGAGTAGAATTCTTGCTGTGCATGCCAGTCCACGGGGTGAGCGTTCGCATTCGCGGCGTCTGGCGGAAGGCTTTTTATCCGCGTGGCAAGCCCGGTATCCCGACGCGAAACTGACCCGCCGCGAAGTGGGCCGGGTGTTGATTGCGCCGGTCAACGAAGCGTTCGTGGCCGCCGCCTTTTATCCCGAACCCGATGCGCGACCGTTGACGATGCAGGCCGACCTGGCGCTCAGCGACCAGCTTGTCAGCGAACTGCTCGGTCACGACTTGCTGGTGATTTCCACACCGATGCACAATTTCAGCGTGCCCAGCGGCCTCAAGGCCTGGATCGACCAGATTGTGCGGGTCGGGCTGACGTTCAATCACACCCTCGACAATGGCGTGGCCCAGTATCAACCGTTGGTGCAAGGCAAAAAGGCACTGATCATCACCAGTCGTGGCGGTTTCGGTTTCGGTCCGGGCGGTGAGCTGGAAGCCTTGAATCATGCCGATACGTTGTTGCGCACTGTGCTCGGGTTCATTGGCATCACCGATGTCACGGTGGTTGCTGTCGAGGGCGAGGAGTCCGCCGAACGCACCTTCGAAATCTCTGCGGCCGAAGCCGAGCAGCGCCTGCTGGCGCTAGCCAGGGAGTTCTAG
- a CDS encoding AraC family transcriptional regulator, with the protein MSSKHIDLLDFSELPAPVYFRYADFNTHEYAAPHRHPWGTLEYSANGVLHMEIGSSRFMSPPQYAVWVPPETEHSFYSNQPINYRAVCLAPSLCSDLPQQACTLAISDILKAILKDFATRDVKIPEQAADKRLAQVLVDQLQQAPVHECYLPYASSSGLFAILEALQAEPGDNRPLAQWAARIHVSERTLARQFVRELGMSFGEWRQRLRFLAAIEALDSQHSIQEIAFDMGYSTGSAFIAMFQRQAGCTPEQYRRSHLENRKV; encoded by the coding sequence ATGAGCAGTAAACACATCGACCTGCTGGATTTCAGCGAACTGCCGGCGCCGGTGTACTTCCGTTACGCCGACTTCAACACCCACGAATATGCCGCGCCGCACCGACATCCCTGGGGCACGCTTGAGTACTCGGCCAATGGGGTCTTGCACATGGAAATCGGCAGCAGCCGTTTCATGTCTCCGCCGCAATACGCCGTGTGGGTGCCGCCCGAAACCGAGCACAGTTTCTACAGCAATCAGCCAATCAATTACCGCGCTGTCTGTCTCGCGCCGTCGTTGTGTAGTGATCTGCCGCAACAGGCCTGTACCCTGGCCATCAGCGATATTCTCAAGGCGATCCTCAAGGACTTCGCCACACGGGATGTGAAGATCCCCGAACAGGCCGCGGACAAGCGTCTGGCCCAAGTGTTGGTCGATCAACTGCAACAAGCGCCGGTGCATGAGTGCTATCTGCCCTACGCCAGCAGTTCCGGGCTGTTCGCCATCCTGGAAGCGCTACAGGCCGAGCCAGGGGATAATCGACCGTTGGCGCAATGGGCGGCGCGCATCCATGTCAGCGAGCGCACCCTGGCGCGACAGTTTGTGCGCGAGCTGGGCATGAGTTTCGGTGAGTGGCGCCAGCGTCTGCGGTTTCTCGCGGCCATCGAGGCATTGGACAGCCAGCACAGTATTCAGGAAATTGCCTTCGACATGGGCTACAGCACCGGTTCGGCGTTTATCGCCATGTTCCAGCGCCAGGCCGGATGCACGCCGGAGCAATATCGCCGCAGCCACCTGGAGAACAGGAAGGTGTAA
- a CDS encoding PsiF family protein: MKILRAPLLMIGLLLCSQGFAANTAQQEKMTTCNADATAKSLKGDERKAFMSTCLKAAPPANEVGTVLTPQQEKMKNCNANATAKLLKGDERKAFMSNCLKR, from the coding sequence ATGAAGATATTGCGTGCCCCGTTGTTGATGATCGGTTTGCTGCTGTGCTCCCAGGGCTTTGCCGCCAACACGGCCCAACAGGAAAAGATGACCACCTGCAATGCCGACGCTACGGCCAAAAGCCTCAAGGGCGATGAGCGCAAAGCCTTCATGAGTACCTGCCTGAAAGCGGCCCCGCCGGCCAACGAGGTAGGAACAGTGTTGACGCCTCAGCAGGAAAAAATGAAAAACTGCAACGCGAATGCTACCGCCAAACTTCTCAAAGGCGATGAGCGCAAGGCGTTCATGAGCAATTGCCTGAAGAGGTAA
- a CDS encoding AsmA family protein: protein MTRTRKILAWTFASLVVLLAVLVLVIVFFDWNRIKPPLNAKVSQELHRAFAINGDLSVVWQREPDEGGWRAWVPWPHVVAQDLSLGNPDWSKAPQMVTLKRVELRISPLALLAQRVVIPRIDLTEPNADLQRLADGRANWIFKFDPKDPNAEPSSWVVDIGAIGFDKGHVTLDDQNLKTRLDVLIDPLGKPIPFSDIVGDKETKTAQAQGTTPQDYAFGLKVNGQYHGEKLSGQGKIGGLLALQDSTRPFPLQAQVKVADSSIELVGTLTDPMNLGALNLRLKLAGTSLGNLYPLTGITLPDTPPYATDGHLIAKLHEPGGAVFRYEDFNGKIGGSDIHGNLSYVASKPRPKLSGALLSNQLLFADLGPLIGADSNAKQKARGGDSKQPADKALPVEEFKTDRWRDMDADVEFTGKRIVHSEKLPFNDLYTHLVLTDGVLSLEPLRFGVAGGNLDAQIRLNGHTDPLEGRAKLTARGFKLKQLFPTFEPMKTSFGELNGDADITGRGNSVAKLLGSANGNLKMLINDGAISRELMELAGLNVGNYVVGKIFGDKEVKINCAAADFGIQSGLATTRLFVFDTENAIVYVDGTANMATEQLDLTITPESKGWRLISLRSPLYVRGKFIKPDAGVKAVPLMLRGAGMVALGVIAAPAAGLLALVAPSGGEPNQCAPLLEQMKAGKAPVTVKPGK from the coding sequence ATGACGCGCACCCGTAAAATTCTCGCCTGGACCTTCGCCAGCCTCGTAGTCCTGCTGGCGGTATTGGTGCTGGTCATCGTGTTCTTTGACTGGAACCGGATCAAACCGCCGCTCAATGCCAAAGTTTCGCAAGAGCTGCACAGGGCGTTTGCGATCAATGGCGACCTGTCGGTGGTCTGGCAACGCGAGCCCGATGAAGGCGGCTGGCGCGCTTGGGTACCTTGGCCACATGTGGTCGCGCAAGACCTGAGCCTGGGCAACCCGGACTGGTCCAAGGCGCCGCAAATGGTCACCCTCAAACGCGTCGAATTGCGCATTTCGCCCTTGGCGTTGCTGGCGCAGCGGGTGGTGATTCCGCGCATTGACCTCACCGAGCCGAATGCCGACCTGCAACGCCTGGCCGATGGACGCGCCAACTGGATATTCAAGTTCGATCCCAAGGACCCGAATGCCGAACCGTCGAGTTGGGTGGTGGATATCGGTGCGATCGGTTTCGACAAGGGCCACGTCACCCTCGACGACCAGAACCTCAAGACCCGACTCGACGTGCTAATCGATCCCTTGGGCAAACCGATTCCGTTCAGCGACATCGTCGGCGACAAGGAGACGAAGACCGCTCAGGCGCAAGGCACGACCCCGCAGGACTACGCCTTCGGCCTCAAGGTCAACGGCCAGTACCACGGCGAGAAACTCTCGGGCCAGGGTAAGATCGGTGGGTTGCTGGCCCTGCAGGATTCAACCCGGCCGTTTCCGCTTCAGGCCCAGGTGAAGGTAGCTGACTCAAGCATTGAGTTGGTCGGCACCCTGACCGATCCGATGAATCTCGGCGCCCTGAATCTGCGCTTGAAACTGGCCGGTACCAGCCTGGGCAATCTTTATCCGTTGACCGGCATCACCTTGCCGGACACACCACCGTATGCCACCGACGGCCACTTGATTGCAAAACTTCACGAGCCCGGTGGCGCGGTGTTTCGCTATGAAGACTTCAACGGCAAGATCGGTGGCAGTGATATTCACGGAAATCTGAGCTACGTCGCCAGCAAGCCCCGGCCGAAGCTCAGCGGTGCGCTGCTGTCCAACCAACTGTTGTTTGCCGATCTCGGCCCGCTGATCGGTGCCGACTCCAATGCCAAGCAAAAAGCCCGTGGCGGTGACAGCAAGCAACCGGCCGACAAAGCGTTGCCGGTCGAAGAGTTCAAGACCGATCGCTGGCGCGATATGGACGCCGATGTCGAGTTCACCGGCAAGCGCATCGTTCACAGCGAAAAACTTCCGTTCAACGATCTCTACACGCACCTGGTGCTCACCGACGGCGTGCTCAGCCTTGAGCCGCTGCGCTTCGGCGTGGCGGGCGGGAATCTGGATGCGCAGATTCGTTTGAATGGCCATACCGACCCGCTGGAAGGCCGGGCAAAACTGACGGCGCGCGGCTTCAAGCTCAAACAACTGTTCCCGACCTTTGAACCAATGAAAACCAGCTTCGGCGAGCTCAACGGCGATGCCGACATTACCGGGCGTGGCAACTCGGTCGCCAAACTGCTGGGAAGTGCCAACGGTAACCTGAAAATGCTGATCAACGACGGCGCCATCAGTCGCGAGCTGATGGAGCTGGCGGGGTTGAACGTCGGTAATTATGTGGTCGGCAAGATCTTTGGCGACAAGGAAGTGAAGATCAACTGCGCGGCCGCCGATTTCGGCATCCAGTCAGGTTTGGCGACCACGCGCCTGTTCGTCTTCGACACCGAAAACGCCATCGTCTACGTCGACGGCACGGCGAACATGGCGACGGAGCAACTGGACTTGACCATCACCCCGGAATCCAAGGGCTGGCGCTTGATTTCCTTGCGGTCACCACTGTATGTGCGCGGCAAGTTCATCAAGCCTGATGCCGGGGTCAAAGCCGTGCCGTTGATGTTGCGCGGCGCGGGAATGGTTGCGTTGGGCGTAATCGCCGCACCGGCGGCGGGCTTGCTGGCGCTGGTGGCGCCGAGCGGCGGTGAGCCGAATCAGTGCGCGCCATTGCTCGAGCAAATGAAGGCTGGCAAGGCGCCTGTCACGGTCAAGCCAGGTAAATAG
- a CDS encoding DMT family transporter, producing MQYAYPLLAIFIWAGNTVITKMSAGAIFPAEIGFYRWLLAGLLFTPFMLKPVLSHWPKIRPNLGKIFVLGVLGMAVYQSLAYFAAALTSATNMGIILSLMPLMSLAMAIISLGQRLTFGALAGAVLSLAGVLVVVSSGSLGTLLEHGVNLGDAMMLVATLAYAVYSTLLKKWQLKLPPLVLLYLQVLVAVVVLFPLFLASEKVGPTLQNIPLVLYACLLASMVAPLAWMQAVVRLGPSRTVMFFNLLPVITALIAAVVLHEQLAMYHLVGGVLTLGGVIVSERWTTVLSRKTSVA from the coding sequence ATGCAATACGCTTATCCCCTGTTGGCCATTTTTATCTGGGCCGGCAACACCGTGATCACCAAAATGTCGGCCGGGGCGATTTTCCCCGCCGAGATCGGTTTCTACCGCTGGCTGTTGGCCGGGTTGCTGTTCACACCGTTCATGCTCAAACCGGTGCTCAGCCATTGGCCGAAGATCCGCCCGAACCTGGGCAAGATCTTTGTCCTCGGCGTGCTCGGCATGGCGGTCTACCAAAGCCTGGCGTACTTCGCCGCCGCCCTGACCTCGGCCACCAACATGGGCATCATCCTGTCGCTGATGCCGTTGATGTCGTTGGCCATGGCGATCATCAGCCTCGGCCAGCGCCTGACCTTCGGCGCCTTGGCCGGTGCAGTGCTGTCGCTCGCCGGCGTTCTGGTGGTGGTGTCATCCGGCAGCCTCGGCACGCTGCTGGAACACGGCGTAAACCTGGGCGATGCGATGATGTTGGTCGCGACCCTGGCCTACGCGGTCTACAGCACCCTGCTGAAAAAATGGCAGCTGAAACTGCCGCCACTGGTGTTGTTGTATTTGCAGGTGTTGGTGGCCGTGGTGGTGCTGTTCCCGTTGTTTCTCGCCTCGGAGAAAGTCGGCCCGACCTTGCAGAATATTCCGCTGGTGCTTTACGCCTGTCTGTTGGCTTCGATGGTCGCGCCATTGGCGTGGATGCAGGCCGTAGTGCGTTTGGGACCGAGTCGCACCGTGATGTTCTTCAATTTGCTGCCGGTGATCACCGCGCTGATTGCGGCGGTGGTGCTGCATGAGCAATTGGCGATGTATCACTTGGTGGGCGGGGTGTTGACGTTGGGTGGGGTGATTGTTTCCGAGCGCTGGACGACCGTATTGAGCCGCAAGACTAGCGTTGCCTGA
- a CDS encoding TetR family transcriptional regulator — protein sequence MLPRAEQKQQTRNALMDAARRLMDGGRGFGSLSLREVAKTAGIVPTGFYRHFADMDELGLVLVSEVGQTFRETIRLVRHNEFVMGGIIDASVRIFLDVVSANRSQFLFLAREQYGGSLPVRKAIGRLREDISSDLAADLSLMPKLQHLDIAGLNVMADLIVKSVFATLPDIIDPPAEALPEHLTPQAKITQQLRFIFIGLKHWQGLGSTE from the coding sequence ATGCTGCCCCGCGCCGAACAGAAACAACAGACCCGTAACGCCCTGATGGACGCTGCCCGGCGCTTGATGGATGGCGGCCGAGGATTCGGCAGCCTGAGCCTGCGCGAAGTGGCGAAAACCGCCGGCATCGTGCCCACCGGTTTCTACCGGCATTTCGCCGACATGGATGAGCTGGGCCTGGTATTGGTCAGCGAAGTCGGTCAGACCTTTCGCGAAACCATTCGCCTGGTTCGCCACAACGAGTTCGTGATGGGCGGCATCATCGATGCTTCGGTGCGGATCTTTCTCGACGTGGTCAGCGCCAACCGTTCGCAGTTCCTGTTTCTCGCCCGTGAGCAGTACGGCGGCTCGTTGCCGGTGCGCAAGGCGATTGGCCGTTTGCGCGAAGACATCAGCTCGGACCTGGCCGCCGATTTGTCGCTGATGCCGAAACTGCAACACCTGGACATCGCCGGCCTGAACGTCATGGCCGACCTGATCGTCAAGAGTGTGTTCGCCACCCTGCCGGACATCATTGATCCACCGGCCGAAGCGCTGCCTGAACATCTGACGCCCCAGGCGAAAATCACCCAGCAACTGCGCTTCATCTTTATCGGCCTGAAGCACTGGCAAGGGCTCGGCAGCACTGAGTAG
- a CDS encoding DMT family transporter, translating to MAWLFLLVAAGFEVTFAMGMKYAEGFTRLWPSLITVLAAVGGIYFLTLAMRELPVSIAYPIWTAIGSLGTVFLGFALLGESLTAVKLVSVGLIVAGVVGLK from the coding sequence ATGGCCTGGCTGTTTCTGCTGGTCGCCGCCGGGTTTGAAGTCACCTTCGCCATGGGCATGAAGTACGCCGAAGGCTTCACCCGGCTCTGGCCTTCGCTGATCACCGTGCTAGCGGCCGTGGGCGGGATCTACTTCCTGACCCTGGCCATGCGCGAATTGCCAGTGAGCATCGCTTACCCGATCTGGACTGCCATCGGTTCGCTAGGCACGGTGTTTCTCGGTTTCGCGCTGCTGGGTGAAAGCCTGACGGCGGTCAAACTGGTGTCGGTCGGGCTGATCGTGGCTGGCGTGGTGGGGCTGAAGTAG